The Ciona intestinalis unplaced genomic scaffold, KH HT000183.1, whole genome shotgun sequence genome has a segment encoding these proteins:
- the LOC100175175 gene encoding uncharacterized protein LOC100175175 — MSVSGIKFEGESEKLYVKTVEGETQKKRGPQRILARFFYITPEVKKEGRQIKHLEGADITYEDPDCFDKFLEFVKTQTTVYAQLNASFMIGHDRFREKVSAVKWISAAATIKERMVYSTTFSAFATKKDLFKVEIADADELTLANFVNKFLKEAGGSKITNFCGKDCQHCD; from the exons ATG TCAGTATCTGGAATTAAGTTTGAAGGCGAATCGGAAAAGTTGTATGTAAAAACTGTGGAAGGGGAGACCCAAAAAAAGCGTGGACCCCAGAGAATTCTCGCACGTTTCTTTTACATTACCCCGGAGGTCAAAAAGGAGGGCAGACAAATAAAACATCTGGAAGGAGCCGATATCACCTATGAGGACCCGGACTGCTTTGATAAGTTTTTGGAATTTGTAAAAACTCAGACGACTGTGTATGCGCAGTTGAATGCCAGCTTCATGATTGGGCATGATCGGTTTAGAGAGAAAGTATCTGCAGTGAAATG GATCAGTGCGGCCGCCACTATTAAGGAAAGAATGGTTTATTCTACTACCTTCTCCGCTTTTGCGACGAAAAAAGATCTTTTCAAAGTTGAG ATAGCCGATGCAGATGAGCTGACCCTAGCGAACTTCGTGAATAAGTTCTTAAAAGAAGCAGGGGGCTCCAAAATCACCAATTTTTGCGGCAAAGATTGTCAGCATTGTGACTAA